A genomic segment from Dermatobacter hominis encodes:
- a CDS encoding helix-turn-helix domain-containing protein: MDRPDDRRGQALLPLLLLSGVVVATVGGAALGLWAGNVHNGVLALTFTPVGAFVVHDQPRNRCGAVFLATGVVEAVMFLGRQVAHDPGPGTSPWWGWFGTWPLVVGLALVTLSVILFPDGRLPSPGWRWVVRTGAALTAVLAVVSAVWPVGTTSAGVLTPYPFSVGGDDAAASLWDALSRPTFVAFQVLWLAAVVARWRVSGPTVRRQLTVVGLAVGASLVALCVGLVGWGTPTPGLLAVCLVPLAAGWAIVHGQYLATHAAFTWLVGRSPDDDSLPADLARAVAGALDAEAATVWVRRHGRFHVAGTWPSSSRPEPAEDFSASPGHLVRWIGEAGGATGAITVVRALPPSRHDERLLDGFCAQAALVLAHVAAATGTADPTAGGLDHLTDREREVLGLMARGYTNAAICDELHLSIKTVEPVVSSIFGKLGLPADRASNRRVLAVLAYADARRDDDR, encoded by the coding sequence GTGGATCGGCCCGACGACCGGCGCGGCCAGGCGCTCCTCCCGCTGCTCCTCCTGAGCGGGGTGGTCGTCGCGACGGTCGGCGGCGCCGCCCTCGGCCTCTGGGCCGGCAACGTCCACAACGGCGTGCTGGCGCTGACGTTCACCCCGGTGGGGGCCTTCGTCGTCCACGACCAGCCCCGGAACCGGTGCGGCGCCGTGTTCCTGGCCACCGGTGTGGTCGAGGCGGTCATGTTCCTGGGGCGGCAGGTGGCGCACGACCCCGGGCCCGGCACGAGCCCGTGGTGGGGGTGGTTCGGGACCTGGCCGCTCGTCGTCGGCCTGGCGCTGGTCACGCTGTCGGTGATCCTGTTCCCCGACGGCCGGCTGCCGTCGCCGGGGTGGCGCTGGGTCGTGCGCACCGGCGCGGCGCTGACCGCCGTCCTGGCGGTGGTGTCGGCCGTGTGGCCCGTCGGCACGACGTCGGCCGGCGTCCTCACGCCGTACCCGTTCTCCGTCGGAGGCGACGACGCTGCGGCCTCGCTCTGGGACGCGCTGTCCCGGCCGACGTTCGTGGCGTTCCAGGTCCTGTGGCTCGCGGCGGTCGTCGCTCGCTGGCGCGTGTCGGGACCGACGGTCCGCCGTCAGCTCACCGTGGTCGGCCTGGCGGTCGGCGCGTCGCTCGTGGCCCTGTGCGTCGGCCTGGTCGGCTGGGGCACGCCGACGCCGGGGCTCCTCGCCGTCTGCCTCGTGCCCCTCGCGGCGGGGTGGGCGATCGTGCACGGCCAGTACCTCGCGACCCACGCTGCCTTCACCTGGCTGGTCGGCCGCTCCCCGGACGACGACTCGTTGCCCGCCGACCTCGCCCGGGCCGTGGCCGGCGCCCTCGACGCCGAGGCGGCGACCGTGTGGGTCCGCCGCCACGGCCGGTTCCACGTCGCCGGCACCTGGCCGTCGTCATCCCGCCCCGAGCCCGCGGAGGACTTCTCGGCCTCGCCCGGCCACCTGGTGCGGTGGATCGGCGAGGCCGGTGGCGCGACGGGGGCGATCACGGTCGTCCGGGCGCTGCCGCCGTCCCGTCACGACGAGCGGCTGCTCGACGGCTTCTGCGCACAGGCTGCGCTCGTGCTGGCCCACGTGGCGGCCGCCACGGGCACCGCTGACCCCACCGCCGGGGGACTCGACCACCTCACGGACCGGGAGCGGGAGGTGCTGGGGCTCATGGCCCGCGGGTACACGAACGCGGCGATCTGCGACGAGCTGCACCTGAGCATCAAGACCGTGGAGCCCGTGGTCAGCTCGATCTTCGGGAAGCTCGGCCTCCCGGCCGACCGGGCCAGCAACCGCCGGGTCCTCGCCGTGCTCGCGTACGCCGACGCCCGCCGCGACGACGATCGCTGA
- a CDS encoding phosphoribosylanthranilate isomerase — protein sequence MFVKICGITNEEDALMATALGADAVGFVFAPSARQVSVGTVRDIVKRLPPEIVTVGVFRDQAPQLVIDTVLATGLRAAQLHGHESPQDAAEIRPYVQALIVGLAVGDPALAHVDSYGADALLLDSPVPGSGKVFDWALAEGVPVGRRMILAGGLTPENVGDAVREVQPWGVDTSTGVQADGDPLRKDPLKVQRFVRNARAAAPQPYHPEGHGPFDWADAGL from the coding sequence GTGTTCGTGAAGATCTGCGGCATCACCAACGAGGAGGACGCGCTGATGGCGACCGCCCTGGGCGCCGATGCCGTGGGCTTCGTCTTCGCCCCGAGCGCCCGCCAGGTCTCGGTCGGGACCGTGCGCGACATCGTGAAGCGCCTGCCCCCCGAGATCGTCACGGTCGGCGTGTTCCGCGACCAGGCGCCGCAGCTCGTCATCGACACCGTGCTGGCCACCGGGCTGCGCGCTGCGCAGCTGCACGGCCACGAATCGCCCCAGGACGCGGCCGAGATCCGCCCCTACGTGCAGGCGCTCATCGTCGGGCTCGCCGTCGGCGATCCGGCCCTGGCCCACGTCGACTCCTACGGCGCCGACGCCCTGCTGCTCGACTCGCCCGTGCCGGGCTCTGGGAAGGTCTTCGACTGGGCGCTGGCCGAGGGCGTGCCGGTCGGTCGGCGGATGATCCTGGCCGGCGGCCTCACGCCCGAGAACGTCGGCGACGCCGTCCGCGAGGTGCAGCCCTGGGGGGTCGACACCTCGACCGGCGTGCAGGCCGACGGCGACCCGCTCCGCAAGGACCCGCTCAAGGTGCAGCGCTTCGTCCGCAACGCCCGGGCCGCCGCCCCCCAGCCCTACCACCCCGAGGGGCACGGGCCCTTCGACTGGGCCGACGCCGGCCTCTGA
- a CDS encoding SRPBCC family protein: MTISTPLGTVVRDDEGLRLEFVRTFPDPIERVWAAVTDPDELGTWFGTWRGDPSTGTVELCSIEGDGSYEPTPIVECDPPRKLAVVVSSPEGAWPLSVELSESDGVTTLVFVHRLAEPYDATSVGPGWQYYLDRLDAVLRGTEMPGMEDWPEYEPLGARYPLPD; the protein is encoded by the coding sequence ATGACGATCAGCACCCCGCTCGGCACCGTCGTCCGTGACGACGAGGGCCTGCGCCTCGAGTTCGTCCGCACGTTCCCCGACCCGATCGAGCGGGTCTGGGCCGCGGTGACCGACCCGGACGAGCTCGGCACCTGGTTCGGGACGTGGCGGGGCGACCCGTCGACCGGCACCGTCGAGCTCTGCTCGATCGAGGGCGACGGCAGCTACGAGCCGACGCCGATCGTCGAGTGCGACCCGCCCCGGAAGCTCGCCGTGGTCGTCTCGAGCCCCGAGGGCGCCTGGCCGCTGTCGGTCGAGCTGTCGGAGTCCGACGGCGTCACCACGCTCGTGTTCGTCCACCGCCTGGCCGAGCCGTACGACGCCACCTCGGTCGGGCCGGGCTGGCAGTACTACCTCGACCGGCTCGACGCGGTCCTCCGCGGGACCGAGATGCCCGGCATGGAGGACTGGCCGGAGTACGAGCCGCTCGGGGCCCGGTACCCGCTGCCGGACTGA
- the trpB gene encoding tryptophan synthase subunit beta: protein MGEPDETGRFGRFGGRFVPESLMPALIELDEAFREAWADPGFRAELDELLRSYAGRPSPLTECHRLSEELGCRVLLKREDLNHTGSHKINNVLGQALLAQRMGKTRLLAETGAGQHGVATATAAALLGMDCLVYMGEVDMARQELNVFRMRLLGAEVTPARSGSRTLKDAVNEAMRDWVASVESSHYCLGSVMGPHPYPWMVREFHRVIGVEASAQCDELLGGPPDVVVACVGGGSNAAGIFSGFAEVPSVDLVGVEPAGGAAVGAGVPGIVHGMHSYLKQDEFGQVMEAESISAGLDYPGVGPEHSHLSDAGRARYVPVTDAEVVEAFVLLSRTEGIIPALESAHALAWVARERASLTGRSVLINLSGRGDKDVAQMMDVLADRL from the coding sequence ATGGGGGAGCCCGACGAGACGGGTCGCTTCGGGCGCTTCGGCGGCCGGTTCGTCCCCGAGTCGCTCATGCCGGCGCTCATCGAGCTCGACGAGGCGTTCCGTGAGGCGTGGGCGGACCCGGGGTTCCGGGCCGAGCTCGACGAGCTGCTCCGCAGCTACGCGGGCCGCCCCAGCCCGCTGACCGAGTGCCACCGCCTGTCCGAGGAGCTCGGCTGCCGGGTCCTGCTCAAGCGCGAGGACCTCAACCACACCGGGTCGCACAAGATCAACAACGTGCTCGGCCAGGCGCTGCTCGCCCAGCGCATGGGCAAGACACGCCTGCTGGCCGAGACCGGCGCCGGCCAGCACGGCGTGGCGACCGCGACCGCGGCGGCGCTGCTCGGCATGGACTGCCTCGTGTACATGGGCGAGGTCGACATGGCCCGCCAGGAGCTCAACGTGTTCCGCATGCGGCTCCTCGGCGCCGAGGTCACCCCGGCCCGGTCGGGCAGCCGGACGCTGAAGGACGCGGTCAACGAGGCGATGCGGGACTGGGTCGCGTCCGTCGAGTCGTCGCACTACTGCCTGGGCTCGGTGATGGGACCGCACCCGTACCCGTGGATGGTCCGGGAGTTCCACCGGGTGATCGGCGTCGAGGCCTCGGCGCAGTGCGACGAGCTGCTGGGCGGGCCGCCCGACGTCGTGGTCGCCTGCGTGGGCGGCGGGTCGAACGCGGCGGGCATCTTCTCGGGGTTCGCGGAGGTGCCGTCGGTCGATCTCGTCGGCGTCGAGCCGGCGGGCGGGGCGGCGGTGGGCGCCGGCGTGCCGGGCATCGTCCACGGCATGCACAGCTACCTGAAGCAGGACGAGTTCGGGCAGGTGATGGAGGCCGAGTCGATCTCGGCCGGGCTCGACTACCCCGGTGTCGGACCCGAGCACTCCCACCTGTCCGACGCCGGCCGCGCCCGCTACGTGCCCGTCACCGACGCCGAGGTGGTGGAGGCGTTCGTCCTCCTCAGCCGGACCGAGGGCATCATCCCCGCCCTGGAGTCGGCCCACGCCCTCGCCTGGGTGGCGCGGGAGCGGGCGTCGCTCACGGGCCGCAGCGT
- the ygfZ gene encoding CAF17-like 4Fe-4S cluster assembly/insertion protein YgfZ produces the protein MTVQADPIDAAAVADAVSTARTDVAAFEYHRDVLRITGADAVTYLQGQVSADVGALAVGESSWSLVLEPQGKVDAWFRLTRTGEQELLVDVDGGWGERTAARLRRFLLRVDVSIEPAARRCLALRGPLAAAAAADVSDAELTLATDWRGLPGVDLFGPEDGARPTAPAAVPSPDPLALHVLRVEQGWPAMGHELDATTIPAEAGRWLIDASVSFTKGCYTGQELVARVDSRGGNVPHHLRGLVLDGGTGDVEVPAPGTPVVADGSERATVTSAAFSPTLAAPIALGMLHRSVEVGAAVEVGGAPATVVDLPFSLA, from the coding sequence GTGACCGTGCAGGCTGATCCGATCGACGCCGCCGCGGTGGCCGATGCCGTGTCCACGGCCCGCACCGACGTGGCCGCGTTCGAGTACCACCGCGACGTCCTCCGGATCACCGGCGCCGACGCCGTCACCTACCTCCAGGGCCAGGTCTCGGCCGACGTCGGCGCGCTGGCGGTGGGGGAGAGCAGCTGGTCGCTCGTGCTCGAGCCGCAGGGCAAGGTCGACGCCTGGTTCCGCCTCACCCGGACCGGCGAGCAGGAGCTGCTGGTCGACGTCGACGGCGGCTGGGGCGAGCGCACCGCGGCACGGCTCCGGCGCTTCCTGCTCCGGGTCGACGTGTCGATCGAGCCCGCCGCCCGGCGCTGCCTCGCCCTCCGCGGCCCGCTGGCGGCCGCGGCCGCCGCCGACGTCTCCGACGCGGAGCTGACGCTGGCCACCGACTGGCGGGGCCTCCCCGGCGTGGACCTGTTCGGCCCCGAGGACGGCGCTCGGCCGACGGCCCCCGCCGCCGTGCCGTCGCCCGATCCGCTGGCGCTCCACGTGCTGCGGGTCGAGCAGGGCTGGCCGGCCATGGGCCACGAGCTCGACGCGACCACCATCCCCGCCGAGGCGGGCCGGTGGCTCATCGACGCGTCGGTCAGCTTCACGAAGGGCTGCTACACCGGCCAGGAGCTGGTGGCCCGCGTCGACAGCCGGGGCGGGAACGTCCCGCACCACCTGCGCGGCCTGGTGCTCGACGGGGGCACCGGCGACGTCGAGGTCCCCGCGCCGGGGACGCCGGTCGTGGCCGACGGCTCCGAGCGGGCCACGGTGACCAGCGCCGCCTTCTCGCCGACCCTCGCCGCCCCGATCGCCCTCGGCATGCTGCACCGGTCGGTCGAGGTCGGCGCCGCGGTCGAGGTCGGCGGCGCACCGGCGACGGTCGTCGACCTGCCGTTCTCGCTCGCCTGA
- a CDS encoding ArsR/SmtB family transcription factor, whose protein sequence is MNAVLDVFTVLAEPRRRGILDVLRRGEASVTDLVERLDASQPAVSKHLRVLRESGMVEVRPHGKQRLYRLDDDALRDLDEWLAPYRLRWATALSRLDGHLAATRARDATRARETPNDPTKEPHHDDQHPARHRRP, encoded by the coding sequence GTGAACGCCGTGCTCGACGTGTTCACCGTCCTGGCCGAACCCCGGCGCCGCGGGATCCTCGACGTCCTGCGCCGGGGCGAGGCCTCCGTGACCGACCTGGTGGAGCGCCTCGACGCCAGCCAGCCCGCCGTCTCCAAGCACCTCAGGGTGCTCCGGGAGTCCGGGATGGTCGAGGTCCGGCCGCACGGCAAGCAGCGGCTGTACCGCCTCGACGACGACGCGCTCAGGGATCTCGACGAGTGGCTCGCGCCGTACCGCCTCCGGTGGGCGACCGCGCTCTCGCGCCTCGACGGCCACCTCGCCGCGACCCGAGCACGCGACGCGACCCGAGCACGCGAGACCCCGAACGACCCGACGAAGGAGCCGCACCATGACGATCAGCACCCCGCTCGGCACCGTCGTCCGTGA
- a CDS encoding indole-3-glycerol phosphate synthase TrpC, which yields MATYLDAIVARHRSDAAQDARSTDELVEVARELPPGRGFRASLAASTELAVISEVKRRSPSKGDLFVDLDPAALAADYQAAGATCLSVLTDTESFGGSTDDLVAARTAVELPVLRKDFTVSANDVCDARLMGADCVLLIVAALDDAELRDFAALSGEIGLDVLVEVHDEAELERALATTAGDLVGVNQRDLVTFEVDQARAVRMAGVMPADTIRVAESGVRGRDDAVALAEAGYHAVLVGEHLVTAADPVAALAELRVPLA from the coding sequence ATGGCCACCTACCTCGACGCCATCGTCGCCCGCCACCGCTCCGACGCCGCGCAGGACGCCCGCTCCACCGACGAGCTGGTCGAGGTGGCCCGCGAGCTGCCGCCCGGCCGGGGCTTCCGCGCCTCGCTCGCCGCCAGCACCGAGCTCGCGGTGATCTCCGAGGTGAAGCGCCGATCGCCGTCCAAGGGCGACCTCTTCGTCGACCTCGACCCTGCCGCGCTGGCTGCCGACTACCAGGCCGCCGGCGCGACGTGCCTCTCGGTGCTCACCGACACCGAGTCCTTCGGCGGCTCGACCGACGACCTCGTGGCGGCCCGCACCGCGGTCGAGCTCCCGGTCCTGCGCAAGGACTTCACCGTGTCGGCCAACGACGTGTGCGACGCCCGACTGATGGGCGCCGACTGCGTGCTGCTGATCGTGGCCGCGCTCGACGACGCCGAGCTCCGCGACTTCGCCGCCCTCTCCGGCGAGATCGGCCTCGACGTGCTCGTCGAGGTGCACGACGAAGCGGAGCTGGAGCGGGCGCTGGCCACGACGGCGGGCGACCTCGTCGGCGTCAACCAGCGCGACCTGGTGACGTTCGAGGTCGACCAGGCCCGGGCGGTGCGGATGGCCGGGGTGATGCCGGCCGACACGATCCGGGTGGCGGAGTCCGGGGTCCGGGGCCGCGACGACGCGGTCGCCCTGGCCGAGGCCGGCTACCACGCCGTCCTCGTGGGGGAGCACCTGGTGACCGCGGCCGACCCGGTCGCCGCGCTCGCCGAGCTGCGGGTGCCCCTCGCCTGA